In Ctenopharyngodon idella isolate HZGC_01 chromosome 20, HZGC01, whole genome shotgun sequence, the following proteins share a genomic window:
- the si:dkey-206f10.1 gene encoding adenylate cyclase type 8 isoform X4 — MVTFSDTTDIHKMQPPSCIPTPMSPGVRRKQLLWQNAVKHIISQRGLRQQFGMEPAQKIHVTDAYIEEINQQIRNKASRGMTKRRSSVARVHPSFFGERGSSSSTQTGASADYVSDADFFVHWGHIIHGVYVPTLRHIFKSKDLEKLYQRHSSHTRRTSLVVTNIIDAAAKLHLLLLYLAMAPDGSDILLGWFTGFFMACATALCVLVLTCKRSHSPRWLHYAGMASWLSQTAQILGGLAYGLERDQSWYVLFTLFATYTLLPLSLLWAIGAGTLTSILHLIAETIRNLSEVGLLRKILAKALLYTCMNVAGLFIHYLTDRSQRQAFLETRRCIEGRMKLETENQRQERLVLSILPRFVALEMIADMTSMDDDLDPQQFHKIYIHQYKDVSILFADIKGFTLLSMNMSAQELVRLLNELFGQFDRLAEEYDCLRIKILGDCYYCVSGVPEPQRAHARCCVEMGLAMISTIRSIRRQLNFDMDMRIGIHSGSVLCGVLGLQKWQFDVWSWDVGIANMLEAGGIPGRIHISRATLDCLDGNYQTEDGRGYERNEFLRKHKIDTFLICHKEEDLDEIKADHPKTHPWNKEVPCSNIIDINCILASFSSGSYTQLPTSSVCRSTSKEINKRIEHAVDLRSSERMRQEHITPATLVFKDTHIEEKFSQVRDEMFKTNLVCSFIMFLLLMTVQALIPVPRLYHWTALQFCLFLLGYLLLLVMVLAEEFKHSPGILQQFCCWIHENNSMRNILTVTAIAINFGMALFDMIWCNSTETREINTSETEEYQTSQKTLTACTYPEFFILSGVVSMVTCAVFLRLSSLLKLTILLLVVAIYTYFIEVSFHMLYVQQPEQKQLSRSHYLRRKGVSILLMAMFIVAVFYNGRRWEATTRLDFLWRLQAQQEVQEMRDLREHNECLLHNILPAHVARHFLERNRHDQELYSQSYDEVGVMFASIAGFNDYYEQKEIKHEGVECLRLLNEIIADFDEELPMALLLLGSSVPPNPSMISGA; from the exons ATGGTAACATTCAGTGACACGACTGACATTCACAAGATGCAGCCACCATCCTGCATACCCACTCCAATGTCACCAGGTGTACGGCGCAAACAACTGCTGTGGCAGAACGCCGTGAAACACATCATCAGCCAACGGGGGCTGAGGCAGCAGTTCGGCATGGAGCCGGCCCAGAAGATTCACGTCACTGATGCCTATATTGAGGAAATCAACCAACAGATACGCAACAAAGCATCACGGGGTATGACTAAACGGCGTTCCTCGGTCGCCAGAGTTCATCCATCCTTTTTCGGGGAACGCGGCAGTTCATCTAGTACGCAGACTGGAGCCTCTGCGGACTACGTCAGTGATGCTGACTTTTTTGTGCACTGGGGCCACATCATCCATGGGGTGTATGTGCCAACATTGAGACACATCTTCAAATCCAAAGATCTCGAGAAACTCTACCAGCGCCATTCCTCACACACTAGAAGAACCTCATTAGTTGTCACGAACATTATTGATGCAGCTGCCAAACTGCACCTCCTTTTGCTCTACCTGGCCATGGCACCGGACGGTTCGGACATACTGCTGGGCTGGTTTACAGGGTTCTTCATGGCCTGCGCAACTGCCCTGTGTGTTTTGGTACTCACCTGTAAACGCTCACATTCCCCAAGATGGTTGCATTACGCTGGTATGGCTAGCTGGCTGTCACAGACTGCTCAGATATTGGGTGGGCTGGCATACGGATTGGAAAGAGACCAATCCTGGTATGTTCTGTTCACCCTGTTTGCCACATACACTCTGCTGCCACTGTCACTGCTCTGGGCTATCGGAGCTGGCACACTCACCTCCATATTGCACCTTATTGCAGAGACCATACGTAACCTCAGTGAAGTGGGACTACTAAGAAAG ATTCTCGCCAAGGCTTTACTGTACACATGCATGAACGTGGCGGGTCTGTTCATTCATTACCTGACTGACCGGTCCCAGAGACAAGCCTTTCTTGAGACACGCCGCTGCATCGAAGGCCGCATGAAACTAGAAACGGAAAACCAGAGACAG GAGCGTTTGGTGCTGTCGATCCTACCCCGCTTTGTTGCCTTGGAGATGATTGCTGATATGACTTCTATGGATGATGACCTCGATCCTCAGcaatttcacaaaatatatatcCATCAGTACAAAGATGTCAG TATCCTCTTTGCTGATATAAAGGGCTTCACACTATTATCCATGAACATGTCCGCTCAGGAGTTAGTGCGCTTACTCAATGAGCTCTTTGGACAATTTGACCGGCTAGCTGAG GAATATGACTGCTTGAGAATAAAAATCTTAGGGGACTGTTACTACTGTGTGTCTGGAGTACCAGAGCCTCAGCGAGCACATGCCCGCTGCTGTGTGGAGATGGGACTAGCTATGATCAGCACTATACG ATCTATAAGGAGACAACTGAACTTTGACATGGATATGCGGATTGGGATCCACTCTGGCTCTGTTCTTTGTGGGGTTCTTGGTCTACAAAAATGGCAGTTTGATGTGTGGTCCTGGGATGTAGGCATTGCCAACATGCTTGAAGCAGGGGGGATCCCTGG ACGCATTCACATTTCACGCGCTACTCTGGACTGCTTGGATGGGAACTACCAAACAGAGGACGGGCGTGGATATGAACGCAATGAGTTCCTGCGAAAACACAAAATTGACACTTTCCTTATCTGCCACAAGGAAGAGGACCTAGATGAAATTAAAGCAGATCATCCAAAAACCCATCCCTGGAACAAAGAGGTTCCATGTAGCAACATCATTGATATTAACTGT ATCTTGGCCTCCTTCTCCAGTGGCTCTTACACACAACTTCCTACATCCTCAGTGTGCAGATCCACGTCCAAGGAGATCAACAAACGGATAGAGCATGCAGTTGATCTCCGCAGCAGTGAGCGCATGCGTCAGGAGCACATCACTCCAGCCACATTGGTGTTTAAGGATACACACATTGAGGAGAAG TTCTCACAGGTGAGGGATGAGATGTTTAAAACCAATTTAGTATGCTCCTTCATCATGTTTCTTCTCCTCATGACTGTCCAAGCCCTCATCCCTGTACCCAG GTTGTATCACTGGACAGCATTACAGTTTTGTCTGTTCTTGCTGGGATATCTATTATTGCTTGTGATGGTCCTGGCTGAAGAGTTCAAACATTCTCCTGGTATCCTTCAGCAGTTCTGCTGCTGGATCCATGAAAACAACAGTATGCGGAACATTCTCACTGTCACAGCTATAGCCATTAACTTTGGCATGGCCCTCTTTGACATG ATATGGTGTAACTCTACTGAGACAAGAGAAATAAACACCAGTGAAACAGAGGAATATCAGACCAGCCAGAAGACGCTTACTGCCTGCACCTATCCAGAG TTCTTCATTCTGAGTGGGGTGGTTTCTATGGTGACCTGTGCTGTGTTCCTGAGGCTGAGCTCTCTCTTGAAGTTGACTATTCTGTTGTTGGTGGTTGCCATCTATACTTACTTCATCGAAGTGTCCTTCCACATGCTGTATGTACAACAACCAGAGCAGAAGCAGTTAAGTAG GTCCCACTACCTCAGAAGAAAGGGAGTCTCAATTCTGTTGATGGCAATGTTCATCGTAGCTGTGTTCTACAATGGACGACGG TGGGAGGCCACAACAAGGCTGGACTTCCTATGGCGTTTGCAAGCTCAGCAGGAAGTGCAGGAGATGAGAGACCTGAGGGAACACAATGAGTGTCTACTGCATAACATCCTGCCTGCACATGTTGCTCGTCACTTCCTAGAGAGGAACAGACATGACCAG GAGCTGTACTCTCAGTCCTATGATGAGGTGGGGGTGATGTTTGCCTCCATCGCTGGCTTTAATGACTACTATGAGCAGAAGGAGATCAAACACGAGGGAGTTGAGTGTCTCAGACTGCTCAATGAGATCATTGCAGACTTTGATGAG GAATTGCCCATGGCCCTGTTGTTGCTGGGGTCATCGGTGCCACCAAACCCCAGTATGATATCTGGGGCATGA
- the si:dkey-206f10.1 gene encoding adenylate cyclase type 8 isoform X6: MAACHASGAGQGLTIEILQILAKALLYTCMNVAGLFIHYLTDRSQRQAFLETRRCIEGRMKLETENQRQERLVLSILPRFVALEMIADMTSMDDDLDPQQFHKIYIHQYKDVSILFADIKGFTLLSMNMSAQELVRLLNELFGQFDRLAEEYDCLRIKILGDCYYCVSGVPEPQRAHARCCVEMGLAMISTIRSIRRQLNFDMDMRIGIHSGSVLCGVLGLQKWQFDVWSWDVGIANMLEAGGIPGRIHISRATLDCLDGNYQTEDGRGYERNEFLRKHKIDTFLICHKEEDLDEIKADHPKTHPWNKEVPCSNIIDINCILASFSSGSYTQLPTSSVCRSTSKEINKRIEHAVDLRSSERMRQEHITPATLVFKDTHIEEKFSQVRDEMFKTNLVCSFIMFLLLMTVQALIPVPRLYHWTALQFCLFLLGYLLLLVMVLAEEFKHSPGILQQFCCWIHENNSMRNILTVTAIAINFGMALFDMIWCNSTETREINTSETEEYQTSQKTLTACTYPEFFILSGVVSMVTCAVFLRLSSLLKLTILLLVVAIYTYFIEVSFHMLYVQQPEQKQLSRSHYLRRKGVSILLMAMFIVAVFYNGRRWEATTRLDFLWRLQAQQEVQEMRDLREHNECLLHNILPAHVARHFLERNRHDQELYSQSYDEVGVMFASIAGFNDYYEQKEIKHEGVECLRLLNEIIADFDELLEESYFLDIEKIKTIGSCYMAASGLSPDKQSRVVNDLHHLSELVLFALAMQETLREINKHSSNNFQLRVGIAHGPVVAGVIGATKPQYDIWGMTVNLASRMDSTGVSGRIQVPEATRNILADWGFVLELRGEIYIKGVSERKGRVRTYFISTKRRQMASNGIADRGKNGRSGRTTLAAVVFGLVQAIHREKQRGTNGGFTLPNSNFSHLKL; the protein is encoded by the exons ATTCTCGCCAAGGCTTTACTGTACACATGCATGAACGTGGCGGGTCTGTTCATTCATTACCTGACTGACCGGTCCCAGAGACAAGCCTTTCTTGAGACACGCCGCTGCATCGAAGGCCGCATGAAACTAGAAACGGAAAACCAGAGACAG GAGCGTTTGGTGCTGTCGATCCTACCCCGCTTTGTTGCCTTGGAGATGATTGCTGATATGACTTCTATGGATGATGACCTCGATCCTCAGcaatttcacaaaatatatatcCATCAGTACAAAGATGTCAG TATCCTCTTTGCTGATATAAAGGGCTTCACACTATTATCCATGAACATGTCCGCTCAGGAGTTAGTGCGCTTACTCAATGAGCTCTTTGGACAATTTGACCGGCTAGCTGAG GAATATGACTGCTTGAGAATAAAAATCTTAGGGGACTGTTACTACTGTGTGTCTGGAGTACCAGAGCCTCAGCGAGCACATGCCCGCTGCTGTGTGGAGATGGGACTAGCTATGATCAGCACTATACG ATCTATAAGGAGACAACTGAACTTTGACATGGATATGCGGATTGGGATCCACTCTGGCTCTGTTCTTTGTGGGGTTCTTGGTCTACAAAAATGGCAGTTTGATGTGTGGTCCTGGGATGTAGGCATTGCCAACATGCTTGAAGCAGGGGGGATCCCTGG ACGCATTCACATTTCACGCGCTACTCTGGACTGCTTGGATGGGAACTACCAAACAGAGGACGGGCGTGGATATGAACGCAATGAGTTCCTGCGAAAACACAAAATTGACACTTTCCTTATCTGCCACAAGGAAGAGGACCTAGATGAAATTAAAGCAGATCATCCAAAAACCCATCCCTGGAACAAAGAGGTTCCATGTAGCAACATCATTGATATTAACTGT ATCTTGGCCTCCTTCTCCAGTGGCTCTTACACACAACTTCCTACATCCTCAGTGTGCAGATCCACGTCCAAGGAGATCAACAAACGGATAGAGCATGCAGTTGATCTCCGCAGCAGTGAGCGCATGCGTCAGGAGCACATCACTCCAGCCACATTGGTGTTTAAGGATACACACATTGAGGAGAAG TTCTCACAGGTGAGGGATGAGATGTTTAAAACCAATTTAGTATGCTCCTTCATCATGTTTCTTCTCCTCATGACTGTCCAAGCCCTCATCCCTGTACCCAG GTTGTATCACTGGACAGCATTACAGTTTTGTCTGTTCTTGCTGGGATATCTATTATTGCTTGTGATGGTCCTGGCTGAAGAGTTCAAACATTCTCCTGGTATCCTTCAGCAGTTCTGCTGCTGGATCCATGAAAACAACAGTATGCGGAACATTCTCACTGTCACAGCTATAGCCATTAACTTTGGCATGGCCCTCTTTGACATG ATATGGTGTAACTCTACTGAGACAAGAGAAATAAACACCAGTGAAACAGAGGAATATCAGACCAGCCAGAAGACGCTTACTGCCTGCACCTATCCAGAG TTCTTCATTCTGAGTGGGGTGGTTTCTATGGTGACCTGTGCTGTGTTCCTGAGGCTGAGCTCTCTCTTGAAGTTGACTATTCTGTTGTTGGTGGTTGCCATCTATACTTACTTCATCGAAGTGTCCTTCCACATGCTGTATGTACAACAACCAGAGCAGAAGCAGTTAAGTAG GTCCCACTACCTCAGAAGAAAGGGAGTCTCAATTCTGTTGATGGCAATGTTCATCGTAGCTGTGTTCTACAATGGACGACGG TGGGAGGCCACAACAAGGCTGGACTTCCTATGGCGTTTGCAAGCTCAGCAGGAAGTGCAGGAGATGAGAGACCTGAGGGAACACAATGAGTGTCTACTGCATAACATCCTGCCTGCACATGTTGCTCGTCACTTCCTAGAGAGGAACAGACATGACCAG GAGCTGTACTCTCAGTCCTATGATGAGGTGGGGGTGATGTTTGCCTCCATCGCTGGCTTTAATGACTACTATGAGCAGAAGGAGATCAAACACGAGGGAGTTGAGTGTCTCAGACTGCTCAATGAGATCATTGCAGACTTTGATGAG TTGTTGGAGGAATCATATTTTTTGGACATTGAGAAAATCAAAACCATTGGCAGTTGCTACATGGCAGCATCTGGTTTATCACCTGATAAACAg TCTCGTGTTGTGAATGACCTACATCATCTCAGTGAGTTGGTTCTGTTCGCTCTGGCTATGCAGGAGACCCTGAGAGAGAtcaacaaacattcttcaaacaaTTTCCAGCTGCGTGTTG GAATTGCCCATGGCCCTGTTGTTGCTGGGGTCATCGGTGCCACCAAACCCCAGTATGATATCTGGGGCATGACAGTGAATTTGGCAAGCCGGATGGACAGTACTGGAGTCAGTGGAAGGATTCAGGTCCCTGAGGCCACACGTAATATTCTAGCAGACTGGGGCTTCGTGCTAGAGTTACGTGGTGAGATATACATCAAGGGCGTCAGTGAGAGAAAGGGACGTGTCCGAACATACTTCATCAGCACCAAAAGGCGTCAGATGGCAAGCAACGGTATTGCAGACAGAGGAAAGAATGGACGCAGTGGGAGGACCACCCTGGCCGCTGTGGTCTTTGGTCTTGTACAGGCTATTcacagagagaaacagagaggtACCAATGGAGGTTTCACTCTGCCAAACAGCAACTTTAGCCACTTAAAATTATGA